Proteins encoded by one window of Arachis hypogaea cultivar Tifrunner chromosome 1, arahy.Tifrunner.gnm2.J5K5, whole genome shotgun sequence:
- the LOC140183690 gene encoding uncharacterized protein, with translation MTTVAPLEIRIFSDLVNKARVVEEYTKTVASSKDPRGGNTSRGRGKYFQPRGQNFKRGGHTLQGGCFNYGLPGHIARDCTHGRNRNVSLSQHQGRVFVVNAKDASKADPLMRGNCLIGDKILVALYDTGASHSFISFDKVEELCLKVSELAFELHVHTPHQIVMTRSGCRQVGFKLESRDFVHDLICLPMVRLKMILGFDWLSKNRVSLDCFERSIQFMPEGENGAVVAEGYFLNSVMVHCSGEECQGYILLATNVLGDNQKLNQISVVRDFSEVFPEDIPEFPPQRKIEFGIELVPGARPVSIVSYRMASIELAELKTHLEELLNKRFIRLSVSLWGVPVLQSDFVKNKTCYGHYELTNAPAVFMDHMNKIFRPILDKFMVVFIDDILVYFKTVKEHEEHLRIMLQILKERKLYAKFSKCEFWKEEVKFLGHMVSKGRIAIDPSEVEAVMEWERPTMVTKVRSFLGLAGNYRRFIEGFFRIALPMTKLTRTEVPFVWTSECGFGLS, from the exons ATGACTACTGTGGCTCCTTTGGAGATTCGAATTTTCTCCGACCTGGTGAACAAGGCTAGAGTTGTTGAGGAATATACAAAGACGGTAGCCTCGTCAAAGGACCCTCGTGGAGGAAACACTAGTCGGGGACGTGGCAAGTACTTTCAACCGAGGGGGCAAAATTTCAAGAGAGGAGGACACACTCTACAAG GTGGTTGTTTCAATTATGGTTTGCCTGGTCATATTGCGAGGGACTGCACTCATGGGAGGAATCGGAATGTGAGTCTGAGTCAACATCAAGGGCGAGTATTTGTTGTGAACGCCAAGGATGCTTCTAAGGCAGATCCTCTAATGAGAGGTAACTGTTTAATTGGTGATAAAATCTTGGTTGCATTGTATGATACTGGAGCTTCacattcatttatttcatttgaCAAAGTTGAGGAACTATGCTTGAAAGTGTCAGAATTGGCATTTGAATTGCATGTACATACTCCGCATCAGATAGTCATGACTAGGTCAGGTTGTAGacaagtaggtttcaagcttgagAGTAGGGACTTTGTGCATGACTTGATTTGTTTACCAATGGTTAGGTTGAagatgattttggggtttgattggttgtcaaAGAATCGGGTTTCATTGGATTGCTTTGAGCGGTCAATTcagtttatgccggaaggagAAAATGGAGCAGTGGTAGCTGAGGGTTATTTCCTAAATTCCGTGATGGTGCACTGTAGTGGGGAGGAGTGTCAGGGTTATATATTGTTGGCTACGAATGTGTTAGGTGATAATCAGAAGTTAAATCAAATCTCGGTAGTTAGAGACTTTTCAGAAGTGTTCCCAGAAGATATTCCTGAGTTCCCACCTCAGAGAAAGATTGAATTTGGGATTGAATTGGTACCGGGAGCCAGACCAGTATCGATTGTGTCGTATAGGATGGCTTCGATAGAGCTGGCTGAATTAAAGACTCACTTGGAAGAGCTCctgaacaagaggttcattcgactGAGCGTATCTCTGTGGGGAGTGCCAGTTTTACAAAGTGACTTTgtgaagaacaa GACGTgctatggacactacgagttAACGAATGCACCTGCTGTGTTCATGGATCACATGAACAAAATATTTCGTCCCATTTTGGACAAATTCAtggtggttttcatagatgaCATCTTAGTTTATTTTAAGACGGTGAAGGAGCACGAAGAACACTTGAGAATTATGTTGCAAATCCTAAAGGAAAGGAAATTGTATGCTAAGTTTTCCAAATGCGAGTTTTGGAAGGAGGAAGTGAAGTTCTTAGGTCACATGGTGAGCAAAGGAAGAATAGCTATAGATCCTTCGGAAGTAGAAGcagtgatggaatgggaaagaccaaCAATGGTGACAAaagttagaagtttcttgggtttAGCCGGAAATTACCGGAGATTTATTGAGGGATTTTTTCGGATTGCTCTACCGATGACTAAGTTGACAAGGACGGAGGTGCCGTTTGTGTGGACGTCAGAGTGTGGATTTGGTTTAAGCtaa